The Helicobacter cetorum MIT 00-7128 region GGATTCCTTATGTGGCGCAACTTTCACCTAATAAGTGGAAAGATATGAATAAAAAGATTAAGACTGCATTAGACACTGAAGGGCCTTGCTTTATCAACGCCCTTAGTCCTTGCACAACTGAGTGGAAGTTTGAATCCAATCAAACCATTGAATTAGCGGATATGGCAGTAGATAGCTTGATGTTTCCTTTATTTGAAATCTTTAATGGCAGAGAGTTGAAAATTACTTATCGCCCAAGAAACATCATCTCTGTGAGAGACTATTTGGGTGCCCAAAAGCGTTTCAAACACCTTTTCAAAAAAGAAAACGAGCATATCATTGAAGAATTGCAAAAAGATGTGAATGAGCGTTGGGAGTATTTACAACGCAGAGAAGAGGCTGGAGTATAACTCTAATTTATTCTTTTTTTAGCAAGGCACTTTTTAAAGTGCTTTGATTATTTTTTACCACTTGACTTTTTAATCCCCTTTTAAGTAACATAAATTCCATTTTGATTTTTTAAGGATTATTAATGCTAGAACGCTACGCACGAGAAGAAATGAAAGCCCTATGGAGCGAGCAGAGCAAATTTGAAGCCTATTTAGAAGTAGAAAAGGCTGTGGTTAGAGCGTGGAATAAACTTGGGCAAATTAGCGATGAAGATTGTGAAAAAATCTGTAAAAATGCGAAGTTTGATTTAGAGCGCATTAAAGAAATTGAAAAAATCACTAAGCATGATTTAATCGCTTTCACTACTTGTGTGAGTGAGAGTTTGGGAATAGAATCACGATTTTTTCATTATGGTATCACTTCTAGTGATTGTATTGATACGGCTATGGCATTATTGATGACAAAAAGTTTAAAGCTCATCCAACAAGGCGTTAAAAATCTTTATGAAACGCTTAAAAATAAAGCCTTAGAGCATAAAGACACTCTAATGGTAGGCAGAAGTCATGGGATTTTTGGCGAACCCATTACTTTTGGCTTAGTTTTAGCTCTTTGGGCTGACGAAATCAAACGCCATTTAAAAGCCCTAGATTTGACTATGGAGTTTATTAGTGTGGGAGCCATTAGTGGGGCTATGGGGAATTTTGCTCACGCTCCCTTAGAATTAGAAGAGTTAACTTGTGAATCTTTAGGTTTAAAAGTAGCAAACATTAGCAACCAAGTGATTCAAAGAGACCGCTACGCTAGATTAGCGTGTGATTTAGCCCTTTTAGCGAGCAGTTGTGAAAAAATCGCTGTGAATATCCGCCACTTACAACGAAGCGAAGTGCAAGAAGCTGAAGAATATTTTTCAACAGGGCAAAAAGGAAGCTCCGCCATGCCCCATAAAAGAAATCCGGTGCTAAGCGAGAATATCACAGGGCTTTGTAGGGTAATTCGCTCTTTTACTACCCCTATGCTAGAAAATGTCGCCCTTTGGCATGAAAGAGATATTAGCCATAGCTCAGTGGAGAGATTTGCTTTACCAGATATGTTTATCACAAGCGATTTTATGCTTAGTCGCTTGAGTAGTGTTATTGAAAACTTGGTCGTTTATCCAAAAAATATGCTTAAAAATTTAGCGTTAAGTGGGGGGCTAGTTTTTTCACAACGAGTGCTTTTAGAACTACCCAAAAAAGGTTTGAGCAGAGAAGAAAGCTATACAATCGTGCAAGAAAATGCGATGAAAGTATGGGAAAATTTACAGCAAGGCACTTCAAAAAACACTGATGAAAACTTGTTTTTAAACGCCTTATTAAATGATGAACGCTTGAAAAAATATTTGAGTGAAAGCGAGATTAAAGCGTGTTTTGATTATAGCTACTACACTAAGAATATCAATGCGATTTTTAAAAGGGTGTTTGACTAACCCCTTTAAAAAATCACCTTGAATTTTACTTGCTAAACTTGTGGTAATACTCCCCCTTGTCCGTAATGATTTTAACTTCCAATAATTGCGTAGGCTTACAATCTAAGCGATAAAAAATCTGTTGGGAATATTTTATTTTATGATTAAAAAGCTTTTCTTTCTTGAATTTATCGCCTAGCTTTGGCTCAACTTTTTTAGTGGCTTTGCATGAATTTCCCCTATTAACAATAAGATTTTTGATTACAACAGGTTCATCATTTAAAGAAGTGATACTCAAAAGACTAGAATCTGTCATTTTTCCTACGAGCTTGCCCCCAGTCGCATGATAATCTAGTTTGAAATTCAAGTCCTTTGCCCCCAATTGAGAACAAATTCCACTTATAGTTAGCAAACTCAAACACATTTTTTTTAACATTAAAATCCTTTCAACAAATAATCTTTGAGCGTATTATAGTCAAATTCCACCTATCAATTCTAAGTGCTTTTAATCATAATTAGTTTTTGACTGAGCTTAAATTGCATGCTATCCATTCAAACAAATATAGAAAATTGATTTCTGCTTGTTTGCTTACAACATCTTGGTTGTTAAGTGGGTATTGATAATGTTTGTTATTGAGCTTGTGGCTTACTATATAAAGCTCATTTTTAAAGGCTATTGCTAATGCCATGTCTTTGTCTTTTAATGAATATTTTTGTTGGTCTTCATCACTAAATAAATCTTCAATTTGTTTGAAATTTTCATCGCATTGTGAGAGCTGTAAAATTTTGATAGGACTACCCATTTTCTCATTAGTCTTTTTAAATTGTTCACTAGGCTTATCATCTTCTTCATCTTTTCTGTCATCATCTATTAAGACAATAGGGTTATTATCTAATTCACAAAGCTTATCAATAGTTGTTTCCATATTTTTCGCATTATTTTTAAGTCCAGAAATCGGCAAGAAAGTGAAAGGAATAGGATTATCCTTGTATTGTGGGTAACGCTCATTGAAATATAATTTAAAGGCACTTAAATAACAATAATCCGTAATCCCTTCCACAAAGATAATTCTATGTTTTCTAGGGTTATGAAAGATATGTTGCTCTACCCCTAAAGAGCGTTTGATTTTGTCTAAGGCATCGGAGTCATTACTCGCATTGTTTAGAGAATAGTTAAATTCATTATAAATTACCGAGCCGTTTGCTTGCCTTTCTACAATTCTTATTTCATCTAAATGGTCAGTATCTACTAAAAAGGGGTCATGAGTAGCTAGAACAAAGGTAATGCCCCATTTTTTGCTATATCGTCTCAAACGCTCTATAAATTCTTGTCTAGCTGGCACGCTTAGATGAGTGGCTGGTTCATCCATAACCACAATACTATTATAATTACGATAGGAGCTATTTTTTCCAAGCTCCCTATTTATTCCCTTTTTGTGGTATCTATAGGGGTATAAAAAATTAAAAAACAAGTTAAAAAACCATTGAAACCCTGTGCTTTGTTTAACAAGCTCTAAATACTCGTTGTCTCTTTTAATTCTTATATGTAAAAAATGCTGTTTTTTCAAACGGAATTCAAAAATATATCTGTGTTCATCATTAGGGTTAATACAATAGCTTTCATTAAATTCTTTGCTGATTTTTTCGCCCATTCTCTTTAATTCTTTTTCTAGTTCGTCTAAAAGGTTCGTTTTTTTATCAAACAAAAAGTTGTCTTCTAAATCATAGAATGTAAAAGTAGCGTTATATTTTTCATCTATTTTTGAAGACATTTGCAACACATATTCTAAGCCTTGAGTCTTACCTTTAGACTTTTCTAAAATACATGATGAATTACTTTTTCTTAGTATATCCATCGCATTTTCTGTAATTTCATTTTTTAATTCTATAAAGAATGGCCAATCTCCATCAATTTGTAATTTTCGCTCTTCCTTATCAATCTTAAAGTCATAATTGCTAAAGTTATTATTATTTTTCATATTGATAATTGTATTGGTAAATATCGGTGCTGTCTTGTACCATTCAAAACACATAGTCTCCCATATCCCATTACGAAGCGTCTCTTTTCTTATATCCAAGCGCAAATTTTCGTCTTTAAGCTCAAAAGGATTTTCGCAATTAATAATTTGGGGTAAGTGGTTAGCTAGAATCGCCTTTTGCGTGGGATTTGCTTTTAAGTTTTTTGGACTAGAAGCGTAGAATTGTTGTTGCAATATTGCTATTTTATTGATTTGTTCCTCAGATTTTTTTCTCATCTTTTCTAATGTTTCACAAACTTTAGTTTCATCAAAACATTCTATCAACTTTGACAAGCTATATTCCTTGAAAGTCAAGCAAATGTGTGATAAAAGGGCTTTTTTAAGATTCTCATACGCTGCTTTTGCCTTTCTTTTATCTTTTTTGCGTTCTATTGGCGTTATGTATTTTCCGAGACGAATCTCGTTTAATCTTAATGCTTTTGTGTATTGATTGGAAAAGTTATTCCAAGAGCTTTCAAGCTCTTTGCAATATTTACTATGGCTTAGACTATCATCAGCACAAGGCAATAATGTTTCTAGGGCTTCTCTAATAGATTGTATAAAATGATTATCAAACCAAGAAATCCGTGAGTAACTAGCATTGTCGTCAGAGCGTGTGCATTGTGCGGTTAGCATT contains the following coding sequences:
- the purB gene encoding adenylosuccinate lyase; this encodes MLERYAREEMKALWSEQSKFEAYLEVEKAVVRAWNKLGQISDEDCEKICKNAKFDLERIKEIEKITKHDLIAFTTCVSESLGIESRFFHYGITSSDCIDTAMALLMTKSLKLIQQGVKNLYETLKNKALEHKDTLMVGRSHGIFGEPITFGLVLALWADEIKRHLKALDLTMEFISVGAISGAMGNFAHAPLELEELTCESLGLKVANISNQVIQRDRYARLACDLALLASSCEKIAVNIRHLQRSEVQEAEEYFSTGQKGSSAMPHKRNPVLSENITGLCRVIRSFTTPMLENVALWHERDISHSSVERFALPDMFITSDFMLSRLSSVIENLVVYPKNMLKNLALSGGLVFSQRVLLELPKKGLSREESYTIVQENAMKVWENLQQGTSKNTDENLFLNALLNDERLKKYLSESEIKACFDYSYYTKNINAIFKRVFD
- a CDS encoding AAA family ATPase, whose protein sequence is MKLHKRVLRLHHFRNLGKDLPTELLLNADFANTDFDGIKHGGLVILVGENNVGKSNVLEGLKAFNDETNFLCAIEDYEKQAKERATLSLISTIENNQQLETLSWVELKENKSNKQAFEMSFYPFENHMKMLTAQCTRSDDNASYSRISWFDNHFIQSIREALETLLPCADDSLSHSKYCKELESSWNNFSNQYTKALRLNEIRLGKYITPIERKKDKRKAKAAYENLKKALLSHICLTFKEYSLSKLIECFDETKVCETLEKMRKKSEEQINKIAILQQQFYASSPKNLKANPTQKAILANHLPQIINCENPFELKDENLRLDIRKETLRNGIWETMCFEWYKTAPIFTNTIINMKNNNNFSNYDFKIDKEERKLQIDGDWPFFIELKNEITENAMDILRKSNSSCILEKSKGKTQGLEYVLQMSSKIDEKYNATFTFYDLEDNFLFDKKTNLLDELEKELKRMGEKISKEFNESYCINPNDEHRYIFEFRLKKQHFLHIRIKRDNEYLELVKQSTGFQWFFNLFFNFLYPYRYHKKGINRELGKNSSYRNYNSIVVMDEPATHLSVPARQEFIERLRRYSKKWGITFVLATHDPFLVDTDHLDEIRIVERQANGSVIYNEFNYSLNNASNDSDALDKIKRSLGVEQHIFHNPRKHRIIFVEGITDYCYLSAFKLYFNERYPQYKDNPIPFTFLPISGLKNNAKNMETTIDKLCELDNNPIVLIDDDRKDEEDDKPSEQFKKTNEKMGSPIKILQLSQCDENFKQIEDLFSDEDQQKYSLKDKDMALAIAFKNELYIVSHKLNNKHYQYPLNNQDVVSKQAEINFLYLFEWIACNLSSVKN